In the Colius striatus isolate bColStr4 chromosome 3, bColStr4.1.hap1, whole genome shotgun sequence genome, GTATCTGAGGATTTTAAGGAGGTCTTGCTTAcaggaaaaaggcaaagaaaacattcaaTACTTAATTATTTTGTCTCTAATAGTTACATAAAATCTGATTAATAATATGGAAGATGTTTTGCTTCTTGATATGCATGCAAAATTTACTTGCATAGACCAGTGTCACTTtgaagttaaatatttattttaaatatctctttccagctctgaaACATTATACATCAAAGATACAAGATTTTTCTGATCTAATACATGTTGAAACATTTGGGTTTCGAGGTGAAGCTCTGAGTTCGTTGTGTGCATTAAGGTATTAATATTAAACTTTTTATTAGTAGAAAGTTACTAATATGCACAAAAATAACTGAAGCCAACGTTTCAGTTTACCATTATTGATGAGGCTGGCAACTGGTAACTTCCAGTTCCTTAGTGTGAccactgtcacaggctgcccagggaggatgtggagtctccttccttggaggtcttcaagacctgcctggacacattcttgtgtgacttgatctaggtggacctgctttggcaggggagttggactagatgatctctaaaggtcccttccaactctaccattctatgattccatgattctatgaatgttgGGTCAATATTGAGCAGTAGGTTGCATGAGTCCTTTCCATCCAAAATTGTTCTGTGGTTCTGAGCATCTGAAATGACTCTGTAATTCTAAGCACCCAATTGATCCTTTTATGTACAAAATTGACTGTTACTTAAGTACAGTACTGTTACAAAGTATTGCAGGGTGGAACTGTGTGCTTTCATAAGTGTGTGATCCTCTGTCACACCCAAGTGCTGTTTGCTAGGCTGCAGTTCATTGACACTGTATTTAAACTCCTCCCAGACAAACTAGGCATTCAAACTATACAAAGTAACAACAGCTTTTGTACACAGTTCTGTGCATCAAGAATATTCTGCTGTTATGCATTAGCAGGAGGAATGTAGTGTGCAAGAAAATCAGGCTTTAACATTGCATTTTATAGAAGAATGAAAGGGAGACAGATACAGTTTGTGTTGTAGCTAGGAAAATGTTATACTTCTGTTGTGTTTATAGTTGTTTCTGATGAAGTTGgttttaatgaaattaatagTATTGGTGTAGTCTCTATGCCTATTAGGTTGTGAGGAATGGATAAGAAAATACAATGCTCAGTGAGTAATTCTGTTGCCTCTTTCCCTCTATTAGTGATGTTACTATTTGTACTTGTCATAAGTCTGCAAAGGTTGGGGCTCGTTTGGTGTTTGATCACAATGGTAAAATCAGTCAGAAAGCGCCTTTCCCACGGCAGCAAGGAACGACTGTTAGCATTCAGCAGCTCTTTTACACGCTGCCCGTGCGGCACAAGGAGTTTCAAAGGAACATTAAAAAGGTAGGTTAGATCAGCAATTATTAATTCAAAGGGAGTGTCATACCCCAGAATTTATTCCCTGCTGATGATATTTAGTTCTCTGTACAATACATTGATTATGTCAGACTATTTCATGCCTGTCTTGTATCTTCATCAAATaagaaaacagtgtttctgTGTGCCTTCCTCTTCTGGTTTGCAAAGATTGGGTTTAAAGGTACAGTCTCAGATTTCCAGCTTTTGAAATAATGATtgcttttatatattttaaagtcaGGACCACTGTGTTACAACTAAATATCAATCTTGTAAACATGCTGGTTGCTTTTAAGGATGTTATTtttcacatatatatttttcagtttagtTTCAAAAAATATTATCTATCCCTTTTGTGTTACCTGCATATATTGAACATTTTggttgtatttttgttttagagATTTTGTGTTTATAGgaatgttctgttttcttcaataGGAATATGCAAAAATGGTCCAGGTACTGCAGGCCTACTGTATTGTTTCAAAAGGAGTGCGGATTAACTGCACTAATCAAGTTggccaagggaaaaaaagctctgTGGTATCAACTACTGGAAGTCCTAGTTTAAGGGAAAACATTGGAGCTGTATTTGGGCAAAAACAGGTATTACTTTTGTTATTGACAAGAGAAACAATATAGCTGTGTAGAGAAATTTTTAACGTCTAAAGAGAGGAGGTGCAGGAAACCTTTAAAAACTGTATGAGGATGGAGCATGTGTTGACTTGTAGCACACCCTGCAGGCTGAAAAAAGGAACAACAGTACAACCTCCACGGACTCCAGTGGTGTTTCTAAATCTGACTGGAGATGTATTGATGGAAGAGAAATCATTTAGGAGACAAGGTTACTGCTTAATATCTCTCTGAGGCCAGTTTTATTAGCTGTTGTGCCAGTAAGCCTCTGAagttttgtgcttttaaaaaaataagtatggGCACCAAGGCTGAATGTCACAAGAACAAGCCATTTACAAAAAAATCCTAAGAATTGTGTGATGTAAAAGTCTTAATagggaaacagaaaactgaGGTTTTTAGCTTTTGCAACACTTTCTTATTAAACTGTTTCATTAGTGTTCATTAGTATTAACCTTTGAATGGGACTGAAGTCATCCCCTATAGTGGTGTGGACTGTGATGCTTCCTAAATAATAGgtataaaaataattgaaatagctgtaaaaataatctttgtaaaagcaaagatttaaaaaagcataaaaacatccttcttactactgtataTTACAACCCTCAGGAATATTGAGTGGTTGATATCTGCTGTTTGTTGATAAACACTTCCTCCCTCCATGGTGCTCATGTAGAGATTATATAGCTATTATGTAGATATTACTTTGTCTTGCCATGTAGCAGCAAGCATAGCTGAAAATTCAGAATGTTTAGCTTACATAATGTTAAATACTTAAATGTAGAATCAGTAGAAGATGCTgtaatgacagaaaaataatggTGGCGTGACTGGGAAAAATGTGTGTAGTAAACATATTTGTAGTTAGCCAGCTTGTGAGTCAAATAATGTACCTTTCCTAATAGTTTTactgttctttaaaaataaaattctcttactctttttgccttttgtttttgtaTAAAACTTGATTAGGTCATATATATGTAGCTGGAGAGTCCAAATTGCATCAATGACTTTGTTACTCTGTGTGCATTTTAAAGCAAGGGTTTGTGAAATAACTAAGGCAAAAGTAGTGATAGCAAAGGATGAGAGCAGCCATTTGTTAGGgcattgtttctgtttctcagtaAGCAGTGCTACCAGCTTCTAGTAGGTTTGAGAATTTAAAGTATCTGTCATGGTCAGccaacttggaaaaaaaccccaccattttatcaaatagattttaaagctaataaataacaataaaatgaaaagaatctATACCTGTCTAATGTTtcacttcctttgctttttttagtTGCAGAGCCTCATTCCATTTGTTCAGGTACCTCCTAATGAAGCTGTTTGTGAAGAATATGGAGTCAGTGCTGCTGACATGCCCCAAAATTTGTACAGGTAATTAGAGACGTACAAATCACTGTTGGCAGTGCCACTTTGTCATAGCTCAGAAtaataccaaaaaaaagtaTGGTAATTAATAGTATTAAGAATAACTAAGAACAGCACGTTAGATGTTAGTATACAGTTTGAGAAAGACCATCAATTGATTTTAAAGAGTTCATTCAGGTGTTAATTCAGATGTTGCTAGTCAGGTAAGTGGGATGAGCAAAGCTACTATTCCTTATGTcttagttatttatttattactgtAATATTCTGCTGAGTGTCACCTTTGGACAGTGCTCTGAGTAACTGGATGGATAATCTATTGTTCATACCCGTATGTCTTCAGTAGCATTACTGAAGATGAATGTGAATCTCTGTAGATTATCCATTACTTTCTTAAAAGCATCTATATCTGACCAACGGCAGGTCACAACCGACCTTTCTTGTGctttcagagcagaaaaattACAAATGCCACATCTGAAATCAGAGCAAGCTACTTTCTAAATTGCCTGATGCCCTTTTTGGAACTAAACATTTAGCCTTTGTCAGAATAGGAACTGGGAGAGGAAATACATATAGATATTAATTGGTGCTGTATACTAGTGTTTCTTTTATCTTCTAAAGAAAATACTCTTCCATTAAATATGCTCAGTCAGAAAAATTCCTTTGCTTTATTCCTCCATTTTACCTGAGTGTTATCCTGTGGTTATTCAGTATTACAGGCTTCATTTCTCGTTGTGATCATGGTGTTGGAAGGAGTACAACAGACAGACAATTTTTCTTTATCAACCAACGTCCGTGTGATCCAGCAAAGGtgagttgttgtttttttgttaatatCACCAGTGTTGAGTTATTCAATATTCTCTGAAAACCACTGGATTAGGAGCTGACAGGTATATTTGCCACTTGATGCTGCAAGTTGCCGTGtcttatgtttttgttttcattgtgtcTGTTTGAACGAAAGCTCAATCATAGAAGGTCTGATTTAGTATGTACAGTTTTGAAGGGAGTTAAATAACATACTGGTAGGAAACAGAAGATCATAGTACTGACATTTATTGTTTTTTCACGTTCTCTGCAGGTTGTCAAGCTTGTGAATGAAGTTTATCACTTATACAATAAACACCAGTATCCATTTGTTGTCCTTAACATTTGTGTAGATTCCCGTAAGTTATGAATAATTTTCAGTAAGTTCTGTAAAAGCTACAGCTTCATTGAAGaataaattgcatttttaaaagaatattataACTTCTAGCTGTATGCCTTCCTGCACTGTGGCAACTTTTTGATCTAGAGTTGGTGAAAGAGAGAGGGTGCAGCCGTCCTTCCATATTTTCCCCCCtctactttttctgttctcaaaAATAGCTTCTTATCTCAAGTAATGAGAAAAAGGCAATCTTGTGGTTAGCCTACCAGAAAACTCTTTATCATGTTATTGCACAGAATTGGCTTCTGTTTTGCTTGCAAGTTAGAAGTTTTGTTTGCAGACATACTGTGAATGTTAACCACAGCTTTGGTTTTAATCCTGGGAAATACAAATGGTGGGTGAAGGGGCAGAAAACTTTCATCCAAGGGTggattcttcttttttaatttattataatGTAGTTTgggattgtttgtttgttttttctctagaGTGTGTTGATATCAATGTAACTCCAGACAAAAGGCAAATTTTGCTGCAGGAGGAAAAGCTTTTATTAGCAATTTTAAAGGCTTCTCTGACAGAGATGTTTGCTAGTGATGTGAACAAACTGAATGTTAATCAGAAACTTCTGGACATTGCAGGTAGGACACAATCAGAATGCTTTCTCTATACATACATGTGAACATTTTGTGTAAGATACATGGTAGATAATTGGAAATTAAATAATGTGTTTATAAAAacccaaagggaaaaaagtctgTCTGTTATTTCTGTACGTTTCAGGGcagattttcttcttgcttATATCGAAAGTTTGTAACTGAGGTAATAAAAGAGGACATTCAGTTATTTACAGTCAAATTTATAGGGAAAAAATTAACACAAAAATCATTGATAATGCTAGAAAAAGATTTCTCCCAAAACATTGGGAGagatctgtttcctttttttaaattaacttcaAAATTAATGTTGAAGGTCTcataaataaaatctgaaatttgAATACAAGCTTACTTGAATATTCCACTTTGATTCTTTTATGCTAACTACAGAAATTACTGATTCTCTTGTGACTACGTTATCtttcaaaattgttttcctgtgtCAATGTCACTTCatgcttctaattttttttcaacagaacCCCCTCTAATTTCCATTTTCACTGATGTATAGAATAGTTGGAGCCAATTCTTACTGTTATTTGAAATGAATCTTTAGTAAATACAAACTGCTAAATTCAAGTCCTTTAGTTACTTTTGATGTATGTGCTTTTTATTTATCTGCCATGCCAGCTCCTAACACCTTGCCAATAGGCTTTTATAGTGACTATTAACATGTAAGAGCAATTCACTTTTGGTTGTCACTTGGTCAATTAGTTCTTTTGATAATATAAACAAACATTCTGACTGGACTGATAACTGTTACAGTTTAAAAGAGATTGCAAATTCATTCACACAAGTACCGTTAAGTTTCTTAGAGTGGTAACTGCTTACCTGTTGGATATTAATGCCATTCAGCCCCATACTCCATCATTTATCTGAAGCTTAAGGGCTGCTTTGAAGAGTTTGCTCTATTTCTACCTCTCTTTTAATTCTCTTTATTAAACACATCATCTAATTCACATTTTCGGGTAACTCAGAATTTTGAACTATTCtttattctgattttattaGGCAACTTGAAGAAGACTCATcctgaagagacagaaaagtctCAGGTAGAAATGCTGCCTGACTCTGAGACTGAAAATCCAAGtggtgaaggaaaaagaaaaatgactcTTGCCAGATTAAGGGAGTCATTCTCTCTCCATCAAACAACTGAGAGTAACTCTCGAAGTCATAAAAAGATGAAACAGCGTCACAGCTCCCTTAGACAAATGTCAATTGATACCTCTTGGAATAAAGATTCTGAGAGTTGTCATAAGGTGGACTCCAAGATGTCAATTCCAAGCACATATCTGAGAAAATTAGAAGATAATGCAGATTCTGGATTCTATAGCACTTCTGAGTCAGATGCTGGCTGTAATACACCAGAAGCTGGGACCTGTGTCAATAGTGAAAGTGTAATTAATCCTCCCAAAGAAGAGTTCTGTAGCTCAGAAGAAAAGCTTCCAAATGAATGTCTTAAAAATGTTGGATGTAGTGAGAAATCATTGGAATGTGATGTTCAGATCTTGGGCACTGAACATGAGTTAAATCAA is a window encoding:
- the PMS2 gene encoding mismatch repair endonuclease PMS2 yields the protein MEAAAAAAACLQPAKAIRPIDRKSVHRICSGQVVLNLGTAVKELVENSLDAGATNIDVKLKDHGAELIEVADNGDGVEEENFEGLTLKHYTSKIQDFSDLIHVETFGFRGEALSSLCALSDVTICTCHKSAKVGARLVFDHNGKISQKAPFPRQQGTTVSIQQLFYTLPVRHKEFQRNIKKEYAKMVQVLQAYCIVSKGVRINCTNQVGQGKKSSVVSTTGSPSLRENIGAVFGQKQLQSLIPFVQVPPNEAVCEEYGVSAADMPQNLYSITGFISRCDHGVGRSTTDRQFFFINQRPCDPAKVVKLVNEVYHLYNKHQYPFVVLNICVDSQCVDINVTPDKRQILLQEEKLLLAILKASLTEMFASDVNKLNVNQKLLDIAGNLKKTHPEETEKSQVEMLPDSETENPSGEGKRKMTLARLRESFSLHQTTESNSRSHKKMKQRHSSLRQMSIDTSWNKDSESCHKVDSKMSIPSTYLRKLEDNADSGFYSTSESDAGCNTPEAGTCVNSESVINPPKEEFCSSEEKLPNECLKNVGCSEKSLECDVQILGTEHELNQVNDWTNQNKLSQEDNSSSPRAKRFKSRSFKSEAVDLKAGKCPEAKNTRNYMPSVDVLVEVKKKTVPLEFSMKVLAEKVKKLIQQQQKNAETQKYRRFKAKINPGENKVAEDELRKEISKEMFAKMEIIGQFNLGFIIAKLNSDLFIIDQHATDEKYNFEMLQQHTVLQGQKLIAPQHLNLTAVNESVLIENLEIFRKNGFDFVINENAPVTQRVKLVSLPTSKNWSFGPQDIDELIFMLSDTPGVMCRPSRVRQMFASRACRKSVMIGTALNVQEMRKLITHMGEIEHPWNCPHGRPTMRHIVSLDLISPE